The Sparus aurata chromosome 15, fSpaAur1.1, whole genome shotgun sequence genomic interval CAGACCCCGACATGTCATCACCACAATAATTAAAtgtaactcttttttttttttaatgcggCATGAGGGAATAATTATTGTCAATACTTAATCTGCATTCTATCATAGACAGTGTTACGGTTGGTTAACATTTCTGAATGAAGCCGCTCCTTCACTCAttcaaccctaaccctaaccgatccaaacacacacacacacacacacacacacacacacacacacacacatacacacacacacaccatcattatcatcataatCACTAAACAGCAATCACTGAACGTGTGTGTCCTGGTGGTGATCCATGTGAGAAAGGAATTATATTTGTGTTACACAGAGAATTACAACTCCAGTCAAGtcaatcagttttattttctattgCGTAAAACCAAAAGTTTGCCTAAAAGTGTTCTGCACCCTGCACAGCATGGACACCCTCTAGACCCCTCCACgttaaattagattttttttttttcagaaggcTACAGCATTTTGTTTAACACTAATCATTATAgtgaagttgttttttcttttctttaagaAGATCATTGGAAAGAAAACCTGCTCTTATCTACCTGATGCCACGTTGGCGGCCTGGACACTTCAGGTGTCACCTAAATGGGATCCCTAATGGGAGAGCcttctgctccagcctctcctcgCGCTGTTCCTTCTCTATATTTGGGCCCCGCTTCTTTTGTGAGCTCCTTGAGTGGTTGCCATTGGAGACTTTGTTTTGGGAAACTCCACGCCTTGCTCAGCGATGAGCCGGGCTGCTATCTTTGGAAGCGCAAGATAGCGATCGCAGCGCCTGTCAGAGCAGCCGTGTCCAGGCCGCGTCCTCAGGCATCGCCGTCCTGTCGCCAACTCTATTTACACTAGTGACTGTGCAGCACTTAGAGCTGACACCAGGTATGTCCCACTACCGGCAGCGCAGTAGCCAGGGGAAGTGGCCAGCGAGGCTATCGGAGGAGACAAACACTTTGTTTACGTTGCCATTCATCTCCATTAATAGTGTCTCTATGCCTCCGAGGTGGAGGTGTTTGTTTAAGTGCATCTGGAAtaaacggtgtgtgtgtgtgtgtgtgtgtgtgtgtgtgtgtgtctgaaaataGGGGTCATTATTATACCAAtacaatgttttaaaatgattgtAAAATTACCCACAGAATTTATCATTAAAtccattattattcatttatttatttgaagaacatataaagccattttttttaaattggggATGGTATATTTCAGTGTcacgcataaaaaaaaaatacaaaatagaaACCTTTCCAAAAATATTTATCATCCAAAGCTGTGTGAGTGTATTCGCTCGGTGGGTCCCGAGGATGCTGGCTGTCTGGTTAGTGTCCATCTCTGAATCCTGACCGGACATTAGCTCGCCTCTAAATTCTCCCTGTTTCTGGTTCTCGTCTCGGGACAAAGTCTACCGCAAGCTTTCTCACAaggaacgaaaaaaaaaaaaggaaaagaaaatgctcGCTTGGCTTGAGAAACGATTTGAGATGATGAGAAACTACAAGTGTTTGCATGAGGAGTAAACTCTCCATTTATTCATTCGAGTTTCCTGCCCAGATTAATAGGAATGTTGGAATGCAACAAGGTCAGAAACgtccctttttttgttgttgaaataaATGGATGTaaacacatctctctctctctctcttatgcacgcgcgcacacacacacacacacacacacacacacacacacacacacacacacacacacacacacacacacacacacgaagcacAGTACAATACAGTCACTTGTGTCATTCTGTTTGTAACATCATTTAATTTCACCATCGGGTATCATCTCCGTCGACATAACTGTAACTTGAGcgtaaaatgaaaacatctccATTACGCACACGCTCCCGTTTGATTCTGGTCACACAGGCCGTTCAGTCTCGcaaagagtaaaaacaaaaagtaacgctgttcaaataaaatgaagagaaaaaaaacactattttaAGATTGCATCATCCAGCAGTTGTGGTCCAGGTTGTTACTTTCTCGCAAATTATGGGCCAAGTCACACCAATGATAATTCGTTTATTGGGCTCTCCCTTACGCATAGAAACGTGTGATTGTATGGAAATTTCCATAGAATGTCCCTTTATTTTTACATCAATGTTTGAACCACAATCAGCCAGATAACGCACAGTCTTTAATCGGCAACATTCAATCCAACAGTAAAATATCCAACAACACGTCTGTGGCTCAGAGGAAAATGCGCATAATACGTGATTTGCATCTCAGTCAGCGGGTTACTGTTTCCTCGTGCGGCCTGCCTTCACCGGCCTACACTTTCTATAACGTCGTAGAGTTTTAACTTGTGCTTTAGTAGATCAGGTTGACATGCTTTTGAGTCCGTTCAGCCGTCCCAGAGTCTCCCTCAGCAGTGCGTAAAAACCGCGCTACCATGCCCGGATGCCCTGCAGAGTTCCCTGGCAGGGTGTGACGACCGGTCCTTGGGGCGCCTGGCTTTGCGTCTGTGCACCAAGATTTCCCAAATTCATGTTCATAAAAGCGTTAGCAGCGGTGTTGCTGGGCGGCAGAGCAGGTAAACTAGAGTAAGTACAGGAGTAGGAGTTAGTGTACACAGAGTTGTTGTAGCTGTAGGCTGGATAGCTGTTGTAGCTGTACGGGTTTGGAGCTGCGACCGTGTAAGAAGTGTTATAGTTCTGGGATCCAGTCAGACAAGGCCTCCCGTCCCGGACCAGCACCGGCACAGCCACCCTCCTGGGCGGAGGcggtgggtggtggtggtgatggtggtgccCCGCCATCTCCAGAGTCTTGTCCTGCCGCTGTCTCTTGCATTTGTACCTCCTGTTCTGGAACCAGATCTTGACCTGGGTGGAGGTGAGCTTCAGGGAGCTGGCCAGGTGCTCTCTCTCCGGGGCGGACAGGTAGCGCTGCTGCTTGAAGCGCCGCTCCAGCTCGAACACCTGAGCCTGGGAGAAGAGGACGCGGGGTTTCCTCCTGGTCCTTTGCTGCTTGGTGGCGGGTTTGTCCGAGTCTGGCTCCTCACAGTCAGCGCGCAGCGCCCCGCATCTCTCTGCGAGGAGAACAAAGTGTACATCAAAACTGAAAGAAGACGCGTTCACGTTTTACATTGTTTGCTTCATGATTTTTTCAGGCCATAAAATCATGATATCGGTATAAAATTCATTGTTTTAAATCCCAGTTTTTCTTGAAGCAAAACAGGTTTTCCATCGCAAAGTAGCTTTTTGCAGATTTAATAAATACTCCAATAATTCacactaatttttttttttctcacaatatTGACTTGtaaaaatactgtaattatACAGAATATACCtatttaaaaacttaaaaacaactgaaagtgTACTGGACTGGCTGTTGagtttaaagtttatttattcggaaataaatcaaaattggGTTTCAGAGAGGATCACATTGGAAAAGtaaattaggaaaaaaaaattaaatataaaaatcaataaTTGCCAAATCTACCCGTGATATTCATGATTACATCTTGATAATTAAAGTTGAaagtaaatatgtattttagATTGAGATTTTCTGACGATTAAATTGCACATTCATTTGGCTGAATCTCAACATGCGTAAGCCACGAAAGGTTTGGCGCATTTGCACATGTGCGTTCATTCATTAATGCGAATGTTCGTCGTGAATAAATCAGTGCGCATGTTAACAGCGCGTTGATACCTGCGGGCATCGCGCACAGCCAAGTGGCACACCAGCAGCACCCTGAGAGAACAATGCTCCTTTTCCTCGTGGGCGTTTATTGTGCAGTGTGTGACCCTGGCTAAATATAGCATTTAGGGTTCAAAATGATAAGGTCAtcgcagaaaaaaaataagcagtTAAACGCTTAAATGTGCCCATAATTTTATTCGAAATGTAACTTTTGttacttgtaaaaaaaaatcattctagTGGAGCTTAGAGGACGCAgcccctctgtgtgtgttttatatcagCAAATTACATTAGTCAGTTAACAGTAAGTATGTCTTCAGAATTATCTATTGAAGCCTAATGAACCCATGCGTCCCTATTCATGATATTCTCTTATAcgattgccaataaaagcgaCAGCGCTCATCATCCTCACTAGCTTTTGGATGAGCCGTCGGGGGACCGTGTACTCACTGCCGTCCTGGTCCTCCTGCTCGGTCTCCAGCCGGAGCTCTGCGGGGAGATTCTGGCTGCCGAACATCTCCAGCGGCAGACCGGACTCCGCCAGCCGCTCCTGCACCGCCAGCGTGTTGAGGTACGACATCCTCTCCTCGCTCTCCGACACGACGGAGCTGATGGGACTCGGGCTGTCCCTCCCGGCCAGCATGCAGGAGGGCGGCGAGCGTGAGCCCAGCTGCTTGTTTGGGAAAGCTCCGGGTTGCGACAGCGAGCCGGAGAGACCGAAGCAGGAGATGAACTGGAGCTGGTGCTGCTgagactgctgctgcagctctaacTTCAGGATGTCCTTCACAGAAAAAGGCGTGGTGGAAGAAGTTACGAGCGGGCTGGGAAGCATTATTACCACCTACAGTGAGATGACAGATAACAGGTAGTCAGCGGGCCCGAAGCTGCGCCGATTTGTCTCCGGACGGCGCGTAAAAGAGGACAACAGCCCGTGCGTAAGCGTGAAGAATGGTGACGGGCTGCTTGTTTTTCATGCGGACCGTACAGGACTggcttgctgtcagctgtgacaTCCCTCTGCTGGGGCTGCAGCTGGAGGCAAGGAGAGAGGTCGATCCTGTTTGGTCGGCTGAATTCAGATAGAGAAAGAGCCGGGTCGGCAGAGATGCTGTCCTCTCCCTTTCAGTGACGTCGGAGGAGggactctccctctctctctctctctctatctctctctctctctgtgtgtgtgtgtgtgtgtgtgtgtgtgtgtgtgtgtgtgtgtgtgtcaggaagaCATAAAGGCCTAATCTATGAAATAACACCGACTCCCCTCAGACTGTTAACGGTGTTAAAGGTAAGGACATTTTTATTACACGCTTTGCGTTTCCCGAACAGAAAACGGGAAACAAAAgagcatttaatttaattttgcgTGATTAAAACACTCAAACATCAATAACTAGTAATTGCGGTCCCACGACTTCACAGCTCTTCCCATCATCACTACGCGTGGTTTTAAGATTGCGCATATCTTCGTTTCCTGTCTCGGCCATCCATGGATAAGATAATACGTCGCAAACTGTGGGAAATGAGATACAATTGGCAACCACAGCAGgcatgaagagaaaaaaaagcctctgctatatatatattatgtgatttgtcttttatttatatctCCTCAATTTGTCCACTAAAATTTGGCCAAGATGAGGATTTCCCTTGACATTAGGTCAGtgtttctgaaaaaaagaagaagaagaaaaaaaaagccctgagTAAAATATGAGAAGAGAGTCTGCTCAGTTAAATGTATCAGTTTCATATGCGGGAATTAATACGAGAAACGAAATAAGCTTGGATGTCGCTGCCAAATCatgcaaatcaaattaacatttgaataataataataataataacaataataataatactaataataataataataataataataataatataatacctgttttaaaataaaacaaatatttaggTTGGACCTCTTAACTGCGTCACAGATCCATTAACAAATCCCCAAACATCCCCAGcgtgtgttgtcttttaaaaatatttcttacGGATAATAAGTCCAACCTCTGTTTAATTGTCCTTTTGTGCCAAAGGGCAAACAGGCTGAAACGGGACACCTCTCTGCTCCCCTGCTCGCCTATCTGTGGCCAAGTGCAGGCGCCAGGTCTGAAGGCCCATTGCTCCCAAACCGTGTGGAAAGAAAAGGAGCGCATGCCGACATAATCTCATCCGCTCGCCATCAACAAGGCGCTGTTTAGATTAGGACAGcgtcttcctcccctcccctggAGATCTATATGTCTTTAAACCGGGCCTGTTTAAGTGGCGTGGCGAAGCAGGGGACGGAATCGGGTTTAAGCGCAGATTTGAGATGGTCAGCCGACGTTTTAGTGTTTCTCGGGATTGTACATATAAGGACAGCCACTGGTGATTTCCGCACCGTCGACGGTAATTTTTTGCGCGAGTTAGGTGGAATTTACGAAGACTTAAGTGCGATGTATTGGGTCGTAAAATACTCCAAAAGGCGGTAAATCTTTTTAATTGGTTTCCTAAATATTTAGCCAGTCCCTTTTATCGTGTGCGATGATTCAGAGACAACAGAAAGGCCAAACACAGAAATCACTGTCGGTGCGTAATGACGGCGAAACCCCTCCGCTGATTTGAGATTTTGAATTTTCAGCACAACAATTCAAGGTTGAAGAATCGCCGTTGTGGTTTTCCGAGAGTTCGGCCCTGACAGGCCACTGCAGCCCAGGATTCAAAGCGTCACGGGTCAGAGACGCGAATTACCCGCTCCAGTCCTCAGCTGACCGTCACCCCCAGCGGTCCTCGCGTGTCACCCGGCAGTCCGGGAGTGGCCGAGCAGAGGAGCGTGTTTACGCAGCGGAAGAGTCTGTTTCCTGCATGTAACAAAACCCAGACTCCCACAGAGAGCCGGGGCGCTGCTCCGTGCTGAATCCAATACATCATCTTCATCGCAGAGTCATCGCGATAAGCTTTGGGAGGTCAGGCCCACAGCAGAGGTCAGCCGGGACAGGCTTCCAAACTCTTAAGACGAACATCATTTAAAGTATAACGCACTAAATACCTGTCTACTTGCAGAAGTCAAATTCGAACCATTCCACATAATTCACTTTCTGTTGAGTTCTTTAAAGTTGGTGGCTTGCCATGCACTGCAGAACAAGTTGCTTCTtgttcccctctctcctctgctctcctctgctctcctctcctctcctctccatatCACTAGGCAGGCTAACCTGTTGAAGCAGTGTCTCCTTTGCAGAGTGGCAGGTGTATAGTCATATCAGCGCTGCTGTCAAGtatccaaaagtcatacttgagaaGATATCTTGTGCCCTTGGTAAAAAGGAAAGTCGCCCATACGAAtaacacttgagtaaaagtcgtAAAGTATCTGAAAGcgaattaaatgtaaaaaatattcatttttttgtatttttataattcCATCCTGGTTTTTTATTATATAGGCTATATGATTACAGAATATTTCTGTGTATAATAATTTTATTATAGTTGCTGTGTCTATGCCTGGAttgcttctgtttgtttaaattAGGCATATATCTACATATACTGTGAGTCGACTGATTGTCAGCATGGCCGATTATcagatccaatattcagcagTTTTCTGATTAAATTAATAGATCCAAAGTTGCGCTACTTTGCCTTTGATccagcatgcaatctgcaaagtaactacaTTTTTCAGTAAAACTTTACAGTAATGTGAGTAGTTACTAAGGAACGAGTGAGGGATGAATCAGGAACTACTTGATAGTTAATGAGTTGTTAACAAGTTATTTCTGAATAACTGTGATTCGAGAACTATCTAGTAGTGATGAGCTACTGGAGAACAGACATTATAGTAACTAATATATTTTGGGGCACGAAACACTAATGATTAGATAATTAGTAATTAAGAAGTCTACATGGTAACTACTTAGTATGCCGTTTCACTTTACCTCAGGGGGCTCAAAAAGAGTGACTAACACTAGTTTGTGGCTGGTTCATAGTTAATGAGGAACAACTCATGATGAAAGTATTCAGTGTGTCACCTCACAGATATCTATGAGCTAATCGACACACTGATCACTTTCTTCATGAGTTGTTCCTCATTAACTACATCCAGCTGCTGTTTGGCATAAATAAGAGGTTTCTCCTTAATTACCTAATCATTTAATCATCAGTCTACTTTTATGTGCCTCCTGTTTAAGTAAATACCAGAAACACTCACTAAATACAAGTTAGTGAATCATTAGT includes:
- the nkx2.3 gene encoding homeobox protein Nkx-2.3, with product MLPSPLVTSSTTPFSVKDILKLELQQQSQQHQLQFISCFGLSGSLSQPGAFPNKQLGSRSPPSCMLAGRDSPSPISSVVSESEERMSYLNTLAVQERLAESGLPLEMFGSQNLPAELRLETEQEDQDGKRCGALRADCEEPDSDKPATKQQRTRRKPRVLFSQAQVFELERRFKQQRYLSAPEREHLASSLKLTSTQVKIWFQNRRYKCKRQRQDKTLEMAGHHHHHHHPPPPPRRVAVPVLVRDGRPCLTGSQNYNTSYTVAAPNPYSYNSYPAYSYNNSVYTNSYSCTYSSLPALPPSNTAANAFMNMNLGNLGAQTQSQAPQGPVVTPCQGTLQGIRAW